A genomic window from Indioceanicola profundi includes:
- a CDS encoding rhamnogalacturonan acetylesterase — protein MKGLSRRMLLASVGAGLFTLSGIAAAAADAPPVQLIIAGDSTAAEYGPERAPRAGWGMMLQPLFDDGVAVVNLAKSGRSTRSFIDQGLWNEVTARIRPGDHVLIQFGHNDQRRDDPARYTDPAADYPANLTRMVADVRARGGLPVLLTPVARRLFEGGRMVQTHEPYLTAMRQVAATHQVPLIDVTVATMAHMEGFGQEGSKALYMVFPPGTYPAYPDGSEDNTHFSKQGAQDVARLVADGLRQAGLPIALHLKTGL, from the coding sequence ATGAAGGGGCTGTCCCGGCGGATGCTGCTGGCATCCGTCGGGGCGGGTCTTTTCACCCTGTCCGGCATCGCTGCAGCCGCTGCGGATGCACCGCCTGTACAGCTCATTATCGCCGGGGACAGCACGGCGGCCGAATACGGGCCGGAGCGGGCGCCGCGGGCCGGATGGGGCATGATGCTCCAGCCCCTGTTCGACGACGGGGTGGCGGTGGTCAATCTGGCCAAGTCCGGCCGTAGCACCCGCAGCTTCATCGACCAGGGTCTCTGGAACGAGGTGACGGCCCGCATCCGTCCCGGCGACCATGTGCTGATCCAGTTCGGTCACAACGACCAGCGCCGGGACGATCCCGCCCGTTACACCGATCCTGCTGCGGACTATCCGGCCAATCTGACCCGCATGGTGGCGGATGTTCGGGCCAGGGGTGGCCTGCCGGTGCTGCTGACGCCCGTGGCCCGCCGCCTGTTCGAGGGCGGGCGCATGGTGCAGACCCATGAGCCCTATCTCACGGCCATGAGGCAGGTGGCTGCAACGCATCAGGTGCCGCTGATCGACGTCACAGTCGCCACAATGGCCCACATGGAAGGCTTCGGGCAGGAAGGCTCAAAGGCGCTCTACATGGTCTTCCCGCCCGGTACGTATCCTGCGTATCCCGACGGGAGTGAGGACAACACCCATTTCTCCAAGCAGGGGGCGCAGGATGTGGCCCGGCTGGTCGCGGACGGGTTGCGTCAGGCCGGACTTCCGATCGCCCTGCATCTGAAAACCGGCTTGTAA
- a CDS encoding sugar kinase codes for MAARIVCFGELLLRLSAPGREQLLQSLRLDVHFGGAEANVAVSLARFGHDAAMVSVLPENPLGRACLGELRRQGVDVKALRFTPGRMGLYFMATGALQRPSDIVYDRADSAFALAEPDSFDWNRQLDGADWFHLSGITPAVGPRSAESALRAVKKATEKGIRVSFDCNYRSKLWQAWGGDARSCLKQIMSHAELVFGDHRDIALILGHDTGAAPAEERFANAARAAFAAFPRLRYMAATDRVTVNVDHHDMSGALVSRDAAWKTESYALVPIVDRIGGGDAFAAGLIHGLVTGIDPGEALRLGVAAACLKHSIPGDFNLVELADVQAFLESGGLDVRR; via the coding sequence ATGGCGGCGCGGATCGTCTGTTTCGGGGAGCTGCTGCTCCGCCTGTCAGCTCCCGGACGGGAGCAATTGCTGCAGTCGTTGCGGCTGGATGTCCATTTCGGCGGGGCGGAGGCGAATGTCGCCGTATCGCTGGCCCGCTTCGGCCACGATGCGGCGATGGTCAGCGTGCTTCCGGAGAACCCGCTGGGTCGGGCCTGCCTGGGCGAGTTGCGCCGCCAGGGCGTTGATGTGAAGGCGCTTCGCTTCACGCCGGGCAGAATGGGCCTTTACTTCATGGCGACAGGCGCGCTGCAGCGGCCATCGGACATCGTCTACGACCGTGCCGATTCGGCCTTCGCCTTGGCAGAACCGGACAGCTTCGACTGGAACCGCCAACTGGACGGGGCCGATTGGTTTCATTTGTCCGGCATCACGCCCGCGGTGGGTCCGCGCTCCGCCGAATCCGCCTTGCGCGCCGTGAAGAAGGCCACGGAGAAGGGAATCCGCGTCTCCTTCGACTGCAACTACCGCTCCAAGCTGTGGCAGGCCTGGGGCGGCGATGCCCGCTCATGCCTGAAGCAGATCATGTCGCATGCCGAACTGGTGTTCGGCGACCACCGCGATATCGCCCTGATCCTGGGCCATGACACGGGCGCGGCTCCGGCAGAGGAACGTTTCGCCAATGCGGCCCGCGCCGCCTTCGCCGCCTTCCCGCGCCTGCGCTACATGGCGGCCACGGATCGTGTGACCGTCAATGTGGACCATCACGACATGTCGGGCGCCCTGGTTTCCCGCGATGCGGCCTGGAAGACGGAAAGCTATGCCCTTGTGCCCATCGTGGACAGGATCGGCGGCGGCGACGCCTTTGCGGCGGGACTGATCCACGGGCTGGTTACCGGTATCGATCCAGGAGAGGCCCTGCGTCTGGGCGTGGCTGCGGCCTGCCTGAAGCACTCCATACCGGGCGACTTCAACCTGGTCGAGTTGGCGGATGTGCAGGCCTTTCTGGAGTCCGGCGGACTGGATGTACGGCGCTGA
- a CDS encoding TonB-dependent receptor, producing MKSKKGGRSRLGRLFTGVSSVALFVTMGAGLAQAQTAMQQVAQANGADVPTQAEPAEPPLEELIITGFRKSLGEALDTKRDAVGHVDAIMAEDMADFPDMNLAESIQRVPGVAIDRDAGEGRQITLRGLGPTFTRVTLNGMETLGTTGGTDSSGGTNRSRAFDFNIFASELFNSITVRKTSSAEVEEGGIAGVVELRTARPFDYDGFKMAVTGQLGYNDLAEKVDPRGAFLISDTFLDQTVGALLSVAYAERTVREEGHSTVRWEAGGFQDAGTAGLPLDELNEAFHPRIPRYGVVASEQERLGITGALQFAPTNSIEINLDLLYANFGGTRTEHYIEAVSFSRRNASGIFETLPRNVIVQDGTIVAGEFDNVDIWSEARVDELETDFYQAVLSGDYDVTDSFTIRALGGYEKSDFSNPVQDTLLMISPNQSFGYDYRGNDRLPLLDFGFDTTNPENFIFDELRSRPNTVLNELYTAKLEGEYHISDDYVFQLGGVWKKFTFEQREYRADTTQFRGRSVADLVELLPFDDFGQGLDLPSGQITRWLVPNLDTGFDILGLGNLPVALREDATQDVTEEQLGGFAQLDFTFDLAGRPLRGNVGVRVVETKQESTGFNNGALVTIERDYTNTLPSLNLAWEVTDDVVLRGAASRNITRPALGNLTPGGSVDSFTRRVTAGNPFLEPFKADSFDASAEWYFSDEGLLAAAFFYKDVKSFVATESVFMPYNQSGFPLDLVDTNIVDPSEEFEFRQPINGQGADVVGLELIYQQPFDFLPAPWDGFGVVANYTYVDSTAQYGPVDNPIESQLVGLSKHSANGTLYYENETFGARISVNYRDDYLSQVPGRNGNDVEGKNSSINVDFSAFYNVSDNLEITLEAINLTDEFNDQFVDSSDRVYVYTHTGRQVFLGFRYSY from the coding sequence ATGAAGTCCAAGAAGGGGGGGCGGTCCCGTCTGGGCCGTCTGTTCACCGGCGTATCGTCCGTTGCCCTGTTCGTCACAATGGGTGCGGGCCTTGCTCAAGCGCAGACGGCCATGCAGCAGGTCGCGCAGGCCAATGGCGCGGATGTGCCGACCCAGGCGGAACCGGCTGAGCCGCCCCTGGAGGAACTCATCATCACCGGCTTCCGCAAGAGCCTGGGTGAGGCGCTCGATACCAAGCGCGATGCCGTCGGCCATGTGGATGCGATCATGGCGGAGGACATGGCCGACTTCCCGGACATGAACCTCGCCGAGTCCATCCAGCGCGTGCCCGGCGTCGCCATCGACCGCGACGCGGGCGAGGGACGGCAGATCACCCTGCGCGGCCTGGGCCCGACCTTCACCCGTGTGACTCTGAACGGGATGGAGACGCTCGGCACGACCGGCGGCACGGATAGCTCGGGCGGCACCAACCGCAGCCGCGCCTTCGACTTCAATATCTTTGCATCGGAGCTGTTCAACAGCATCACCGTCCGCAAGACATCCTCGGCGGAAGTCGAGGAGGGCGGCATCGCCGGCGTGGTGGAACTGCGCACTGCCCGTCCTTTCGACTATGACGGCTTCAAGATGGCTGTGACGGGGCAGCTCGGCTACAATGATCTGGCTGAGAAGGTCGATCCCCGCGGGGCCTTCCTGATCTCCGACACCTTCCTGGATCAGACGGTGGGCGCCCTGCTCTCGGTGGCCTATGCCGAGCGCACTGTCCGCGAGGAGGGGCACAGCACCGTGCGCTGGGAGGCCGGCGGCTTCCAGGATGCCGGCACGGCCGGGCTCCCGCTCGACGAATTAAACGAGGCGTTCCATCCCCGTATTCCGCGCTATGGTGTCGTCGCCAGCGAGCAGGAGCGGCTGGGTATCACCGGCGCCCTCCAGTTTGCGCCGACCAATTCGATCGAAATCAATCTCGACCTGCTCTACGCGAATTTCGGGGGCACCCGGACAGAGCATTATATCGAGGCCGTGTCGTTCAGCCGCCGCAATGCCTCGGGCATCTTCGAGACGCTGCCGCGCAATGTGATCGTCCAGGATGGCACGATCGTCGCCGGCGAGTTTGACAATGTCGATATCTGGTCGGAAGCGCGTGTCGACGAACTGGAGACGGATTTCTATCAGGCCGTTCTGTCCGGCGACTATGACGTGACGGACAGTTTCACAATTCGCGCCCTGGGCGGATATGAGAAGTCGGATTTCAGCAATCCGGTCCAGGATACCCTGCTCATGATCTCGCCGAATCAGAGCTTCGGTTACGACTACCGGGGCAATGACCGGTTGCCGTTGCTGGATTTCGGCTTCGACACCACAAATCCAGAAAACTTCATCTTCGACGAACTGCGGTCCCGACCGAACACGGTGCTGAACGAGCTTTATACGGCCAAGCTCGAGGGCGAGTACCATATCAGCGACGACTATGTGTTCCAGCTCGGCGGCGTTTGGAAGAAGTTCACGTTCGAGCAGCGTGAGTACCGTGCCGACACCACCCAGTTCCGTGGCCGTAGCGTCGCCGACTTGGTGGAACTGCTGCCCTTCGACGATTTCGGCCAGGGGCTGGACCTACCGAGCGGCCAGATCACCCGCTGGCTGGTGCCGAACCTGGACACCGGGTTCGACATTCTGGGCCTGGGGAACCTTCCCGTCGCTCTCCGTGAGGATGCGACGCAGGACGTAACGGAGGAGCAGCTCGGCGGTTTCGCCCAGCTCGATTTCACCTTTGATCTGGCCGGGCGTCCGTTGCGCGGGAATGTCGGCGTGCGTGTGGTCGAGACGAAGCAGGAGTCCACCGGCTTCAACAACGGCGCACTGGTCACCATCGAGCGCGATTACACCAACACTCTTCCCTCGCTGAACTTGGCGTGGGAAGTGACGGACGATGTCGTCCTCCGCGGCGCGGCATCCCGGAACATCACCCGTCCGGCGCTGGGCAATCTGACGCCCGGCGGATCGGTGGATAGCTTCACCCGCCGCGTCACCGCGGGCAATCCGTTCCTTGAGCCGTTCAAGGCCGACTCCTTCGATGCATCCGCCGAATGGTATTTCAGCGATGAGGGCCTGCTGGCGGCAGCGTTCTTCTACAAGGACGTGAAGTCCTTCGTGGCCACGGAATCGGTATTCATGCCGTATAACCAGTCCGGCTTCCCGCTGGATCTGGTGGACACCAACATCGTGGACCCGTCCGAGGAGTTCGAGTTCCGGCAGCCGATCAACGGGCAGGGTGCGGACGTGGTTGGCCTTGAGCTGATCTACCAGCAGCCCTTCGACTTCCTGCCGGCTCCGTGGGATGGCTTCGGCGTCGTCGCCAATTACACGTACGTGGACTCCACGGCGCAGTATGGACCGGTGGACAACCCGATCGAGTCCCAGCTTGTCGGCCTGTCCAAGCACTCCGCCAACGGCACGCTCTATTACGAGAACGAGACTTTCGGCGCTCGCATCTCGGTCAATTACCGCGATGACTATCTCAGCCAGGTCCCGGGCCGGAACGGGAATGATGTCGAGGGCAAGAACTCCAGCATCAATGTGGACTTCTCCGCCTTCTACAATGTAAGCGACAATCTCGAGATCACTCTGGAAGCCATCAACCTGACCGACGAGTTCAACGACCAGTTCGTCGACTCCTCGGACCGCGTGTACGTCTATACGCATACGGGTCGTCAGGTATTCCTGGGCTTTCGTTACTCCTACTAA
- the eda gene encoding bifunctional 4-hydroxy-2-oxoglutarate aldolase/2-dehydro-3-deoxy-phosphogluconate aldolase has translation MSKPPLSAFRAILRTSRVVPVLVVDRVDDAEPLAEALCGAGLKVLEVTLRTPAALEVIRRMKAAAPGVLVGAGTVLSERDVNAALEVGSDFIVTPGTTPRTASALLRAGIPVMPGVSTPSEALARLEEGFEILKFFPAEQYGGLATLKAMAGPLAGIQFCPTGGVGRAETPEYLAQPNVIAVGGSWVAPAALLKAGDWAAIAANAATAAGMGQG, from the coding sequence ATGTCGAAACCACCCCTCTCCGCCTTCCGGGCTATCCTGCGGACGTCCCGCGTCGTGCCGGTTCTGGTCGTGGACCGGGTCGACGACGCCGAGCCGCTGGCCGAAGCCCTGTGCGGTGCGGGGCTGAAGGTGCTCGAAGTGACGCTGCGCACGCCAGCGGCCCTGGAGGTGATCCGGCGCATGAAGGCGGCAGCTCCCGGCGTGCTTGTCGGGGCCGGCACCGTTCTCTCCGAGCGGGATGTGAATGCCGCCCTGGAGGTCGGGTCCGACTTCATCGTCACGCCCGGAACCACGCCGCGCACGGCCTCTGCGTTGTTGCGGGCAGGCATTCCGGTAATGCCCGGCGTTTCCACCCCCAGCGAGGCCTTGGCCCGGCTGGAGGAAGGGTTCGAAATCCTGAAGTTCTTCCCTGCGGAGCAGTATGGCGGCCTTGCCACCCTGAAGGCCATGGCCGGCCCGCTGGCCGGAATCCAGTTCTGCCCCACGGGCGGTGTCGGCCGGGCAGAGACGCCCGAATATCTGGCGCAGCCGAACGTCATTGCTGTGGGTGGTTCCTGGGTGGCGCCGGCGGCGCTGCTGAAGGCCGGGGATTGGGCTGCCATCGCCGCCAACGCCGCCACTGCCGCCGGGATGGGGCAGGGGTGA
- a CDS encoding TRAP transporter large permease, whose product MALTVLMLSLFALLALGVPVAFALLGASLVTFLMLDIPLVVGFQQMVAGMNIFVLIAIPFFIFAGDLMHQAGIARRIVEVADAVLGRARGGLGQVNVGASMLFGAVSGSPIASVSAMGSTLMPLMKEKGYDPDYAVNVTSTAAITGILIPPSHNMIIYAAAAGVGVSVQDLFLAGVVPGLLTGALLMFAAWAVAVRRGYPPGCFPGWGAFLHSLGMAIPGLMTAGIIIIGVLGGVFTPTESSAVAVIYTLIVGTLVYRSLGWNGFKAAVTGAVRTTAMVMLIIGGAGAFGWLVALLQAPMHLAGFIQLLSDNPIIVLLIINIMLLILGTFMDMAPLIVITTPIFLPVAQSMGVDPVHFGIIMMLNLGIGLVTPPVGSVLFVGAAIGRIRVEQAVRTMWPFYLALIAALMLVTFIPALSLLLPQLMG is encoded by the coding sequence ATGGCGCTGACCGTCCTCATGCTCAGCCTTTTCGCGTTGCTGGCCCTTGGGGTTCCAGTGGCATTTGCGTTGCTGGGCGCATCGCTGGTTACCTTCCTGATGCTGGACATCCCGCTGGTGGTGGGCTTCCAGCAGATGGTCGCCGGCATGAACATTTTCGTGCTGATCGCCATCCCGTTCTTCATCTTCGCCGGCGACCTGATGCACCAGGCCGGCATCGCCCGCCGGATCGTGGAGGTGGCGGATGCTGTGCTAGGCCGCGCCCGCGGCGGCCTGGGACAGGTGAATGTCGGCGCCTCAATGCTGTTCGGCGCCGTCTCGGGATCACCCATTGCCAGCGTCTCGGCCATGGGCTCCACCCTGATGCCCCTGATGAAGGAGAAGGGGTACGATCCGGACTATGCGGTTAACGTCACCTCCACAGCCGCAATCACCGGCATCCTGATTCCACCCTCCCACAACATGATCATCTATGCGGCCGCGGCCGGCGTCGGCGTCTCGGTCCAGGATCTGTTCCTGGCCGGAGTGGTGCCGGGGCTGCTGACGGGCGCCTTGCTGATGTTCGCAGCCTGGGCGGTGGCCGTGCGGCGCGGCTATCCACCGGGATGCTTTCCCGGTTGGGGCGCCTTCCTGCATTCGCTGGGCATGGCGATTCCTGGCCTGATGACCGCTGGCATCATCATCATCGGCGTGCTGGGCGGCGTCTTCACCCCGACGGAAAGCTCGGCGGTCGCCGTGATCTACACACTGATTGTCGGAACGCTGGTCTACCGGTCCCTGGGTTGGAACGGGTTCAAGGCAGCGGTGACTGGGGCGGTGCGGACGACCGCCATGGTCATGCTGATCATCGGCGGGGCCGGCGCGTTCGGCTGGCTGGTGGCGCTGCTGCAGGCACCGATGCATCTGGCTGGCTTCATCCAGCTTCTCTCCGACAACCCCATCATCGTGCTGCTGATCATCAACATCATGCTGCTGATCCTCGGCACCTTCATGGACATGGCGCCACTGATCGTGATCACGACGCCAATCTTCCTGCCGGTGGCGCAATCCATGGGCGTAGACCCGGTGCATTTCGGCATCATCATGATGCTGAACCTGGGTATCGGCCTCGTCACACCGCCGGTCGGGTCGGTGCTGTTCGTCGGGGCCGCCATCGGCCGCATCCGGGTGGAGCAGGCGGTGCGAACCATGTGGCCCTTCTATCTGGCCCTGATCGCCGCCCTGATGCTCGTGACCTTTATCCCGGCCCTGTCCTTGCTGCTGCCCCAGCTGATGGGCTGA
- a CDS encoding TRAP transporter small permease produces MLDLLARITRMLSTAFLWFAGAGLVLMTAIIGWQVFARYALEASPTWAEQASLVLMIWYISLAAAAGVRERFHIRITAVEDAVTPAARARMEVISNLVVLTLGLTMAACGAELTIATWGHNIPTLSLPRGVAYVPISLAGLLIALFALEHILAGMLGRKVEPLWR; encoded by the coding sequence ATGCTTGACCTTCTTGCCAGGATCACACGCATGCTGAGTACGGCGTTCCTTTGGTTCGCCGGGGCCGGTTTGGTGCTGATGACCGCGATCATCGGCTGGCAGGTTTTTGCCCGCTACGCCCTGGAGGCCAGCCCTACTTGGGCGGAACAGGCCAGCCTGGTTCTGATGATCTGGTACATCAGCCTCGCGGCTGCGGCCGGCGTGCGGGAGCGCTTCCACATCCGCATCACGGCGGTGGAAGACGCTGTAACGCCAGCCGCCCGCGCCCGGATGGAGGTGATTTCCAATCTGGTCGTGCTGACGCTCGGCCTCACCATGGCTGCATGCGGGGCGGAACTGACCATCGCCACCTGGGGCCATAACATCCCGACGCTGTCGCTGCCGCGCGGCGTCGCCTACGTGCCCATCTCGCTTGCCGGGCTGCTGATCGCGCTGTTCGCGCTGGAACACATCCTGGCGGGCATGCTTGGACGAAAGGTTGAACCGCTATGGCGCTGA